The DNA region GCTATGTCTTGGACTCTTGGATAGGATTCAATCAACcaaatgattttcaaaatataagagAATTCATAGTCACATCAAGGTGttttttgtgataatttatGTTGTGACTTGTGATAGAAAATAGGAACATTTTTTGTTccaaataaagataaaaagaacagaaaaactTCCCATAATCCAAGGGTAAATACCATTTGTATAGATATCGGAAATAGGTAAAAGCAAGCATGAGCTCGTGTTATCATGAGCTCCAAATTTTAGCACTGAGacacaaaaagaaaggaaaagttTTTTGGCGCCTAAGTTGTAGTCCTTTATTGAGGACAAGTTAGAATCTCTGATGGTAAAAGTAATACTTGAAGAAAGAAGTTGAGTGTAGGTAAGTAGTAGTACGGGATGGGCCAGTATTGTCTGAAATTCGTACATGTTGATTATTTTCTCTAACTCACCGTGGCCCCTTAAACAAATATTAGAGAACTTCTTTCCCGCATCAAATGTCCAAAGAAAATCTCAAAGTAAAGTGAGCCAACCTAAACTCAAGTTTCTAAAgccaaattttaaacaattcatttttgcacaaattattttttaaagaaaataattaagatAACTAAAAAGCTCAAGAAGCCAATAAAAATATGGTTGGATTTGTACCCAATTCAGAACGAACCTGATCACTTCGGGTCTCTAAGATCTAGACTCGCCGCTGACTAGTAAGAAGTGTTGTTTCGAGTGGGTTGGGCCTCCTCGAGTAGCGGTCGGTCCTCAATCGGAGTCGAGCTAGCCAAAATTTAGCCAAATCTAGCAAGATCTTGTTGGGATCTCGATAGATTTgacaaaaaatgaccaaagaaGCACTAATATTGACAGAGAACAACAAAATTTTGGTATATAGATTGGTTGGGTCGATTAGAATTGAGTTTTCATGAGAAGACCCGTCAACCAACCTGCCGGTCTTGGTTGCTGGAGGTAGAGACTCGCCACTGACCGTCGGGTCAATCAATTTGTGGGTCTAATTGGACATGCCTAATTCAAAGTCCAAACACAAATTGCTATTTAAAGTAGTCCACTAAATTTGTTGACtaagaattttcatttttcttttcaagtaatagtaattaaaaataaaaataacgtttttattattattattattttttaagttgacACTTTGGGAAGACGTGAATAACCAAACTAAAAAGAACGACGTAGATCACTGAACAAACCAAATCATCATTCAGCTCAGAGAATTTGCCTTCATGGCCCATTACCTAGCTATGAAACACCTTAGTGCTCCCCACATTAGTGTACGTTAGCATATCGTTTATGCTCAAAAAGTAAAACTGTCTTTGCTTTAAAATCAAAATGATCCTTGTTATTTGTACAGAACAAAAACTTTACTGGCAACAGTCATGGCATAGTCTTTACTCTCTGCTGGCGTTATCAAGTAGTGTTCTTTCACTCACTAAATCTACTGTACTGGCATCACAAACACCAAGCATTGACTTGAGTCCTCTCATCAGTCTCATGCCCAATCCCACCAAGCAACAGCGTTCAGCCACTAAGAAACATGTTGATTAGTTAATGAGAGACCATGGCATGATATTGATAATAGTAAACGTAAAGACTAAAAAGATGCCCcttattttgaggtttttacTGGGAAATCAACACATAACGGCTGGAGTTGTTAGAGACCTCAAGACCAAACTTACGAACTACGAGTACACTGCGTCCAGTAggtgtttcttcttcttcttcttcttttctttttttttagataattcaGTAGTTATAATGGAATGGAAAAGATTTGAATCCTAAACCTCTTTTattagaaacattaaaaaatgtcaattaaGTTAGGGTTCAAATTCTCTAgatttcctagggtactctaccagtaaatttccttaaatcctaaccactctttaatgatttaatggtcaaGATTCTGCCATATcagcattccactaacaatatttttaacGCATTTAGTAGATTCATTCATGAATATGTCAAAACTAATAATTAAACAACAGCTTTTCTTAGTTTTTATACATGCATTCTTCCTCAGTTCATATATGTTTCATTTCAATAAGTCTAGTGGTTATCAGCTCATGCCttgtggcatttttaatatttatttgactaaaatgcaaaacttaaCTTCAAAGTTTTTTCACAATTCATTTCAATcatttaactttgtttttgctcatttcaatcctctaagtttcaTATTTATGCAATTAAGAGttatatttattcaattaaaatctttccatcaacttttgttaaaaaattttgataaattttttttttttgataaatacttttcaatcattaattgaattttttttaattaaaaattttgaagaaaaatttaaaaaaaattgaaaaattaaccacattttataacaaaaattgataaaaatttatataaaaaaaaaaccttaattaaatacacttaaaaattagagaactgaaataaattttagtgaaatataaaacttaagttttgcattttagcctatttatttatttaattcaatCACATCACAAGCACCAGCTATTTCTCGTGTAATGGGGTTGCAGGGCTCAATAATGCTGAACATTCATACAACAACAATCAAAGCAATCCGCAAACTCTCATCAACTCAGATGAACatcatccacaaaaaaaaaaaaaaaaaaaaacactttgcgggggagggttttttttataataaaaaaaaaaatacaaactttcACCTGCACTTTAttcaccaccaaaaaaaatgcCTTCCATGCCCCCCAGCTTCTAGTCATCATGTTGATATCCAAACAACCTATCCCACTCCAAAGAACCGCAGGCGAAAAGGGGGGCAGGAGGTACACATGATAAATATCTCCTTAACATAAGCATCAAAATGGGATGTGACAAGAGAACAAAATaggagtcacttcaaccagattGATCGTGTAATGGCTCTGTTGAAGTTGGAATTGGGCGTGGTGAAGAAGCAGCCTGTTCAGGTGAATCCTCTGGAGTCTTTGTATCTGAATTCTCATGTTCATTGTTTGTAGCATCATGTTTCTGGACCCAATCAGGAAATTTTGATGATTTAGAAGGGGAAGTCTCAGATGAGTGGGCTGTTGACAAGCTTCTCGGATAATTAAAAAGAGGTGAATCAAGCATAGAAAGAGTTGGGAGGCTCAAAGTATAACTATAAGGAGGTGCTACAACTGGGTGATCAAATTTGCAAGTTGGGCCATACTTGCAGAGTCCATACATACTATAGTATGAACATACAGCCTGCCCCTGCCAACAGCAAAACCAGGAGTCAGCCACTGATGGGGGAACAATagaaaagtaaagaattgaTAGAAGCAACATTTACTgatttatttgaaaaacaattgaaattatTTGGATAATTAAAGTAACAGTAAACAAGTTACAAAAATATAGCGAAACTCTTTCTAATTCATGATATTCCCAATTAACCCAACAAAGACTGTTACACAGACCAATATGCATGTCACCTTGTACTATATAGATGAAAACTTACAGGTCTCAAGGGAAGGCCAGGCTGGGTTGCAATTGATTGTGCAATTCTTTCCTTTGGGTGATGGAACTTGCAATCAGATCCATATTTGCAAGTCCCATTGTTCATAAAATATCGACACTCCGGTTGGTCAGGCCTCTCAGGGAGAATCAGAGCAGGTGTCGATGACAAATGCACCTGCCCACTGGAACCCGACTCGCCAAGATTTTTGGAGTTGTATACAAAGCTGGAACCAAGAACACTAGCAGAACTGGTAGGAGACATAGGGCTCATGTTTCCCTGAGTAATGAAAATGAAAGCatgatcaaaaataaaaacgaaTAGAGAATTTCAATTCAACTCAAAACCTTCTCCATCCCATCTAGACGCCATCAAAAGAGGCAATATGAGATAGGACAAtctaagaacataaaaaaagcTCAACTTAAAGGAGTTTGTGTTTGTACATGTATAGGTATGTTATTTAAgtcatgattttctttttctttctttcttttttttctttttttttttttttttttttggttttggctATGGCACCCTAATGTAGGATATGACAATGTCAACTTACAACTTTCTTTATACTTTTTGGTTACCTCACAATaactttacaaataaaaatcacaatatGCATTTGTTATCCATTACACTTCAGTCCCATAAAGAACACCTTAttggtttcaactttcaacacCACCACAATTTAGCTACGCAAGAAATGGATAACACTATAACGCATAATCACGTAGAGCGGGGGTCACGAGTCAGCCACCACATTTGGCAATTACACATGCACCTGATGAGTCTTGAACCCAAAAACAAACTCACCCTCCACCATGAGCCACATCTCATTGGCAACCACAACAGGAAAAATCATAGATCCAGTCTCCACATTCTAATGACAAAAGACTATCCTTGCACTGGTGTCAATTATGCTTGCTGATGATTTGAAACTATCCTTGCAGCACTGCTCTAAAAGGGCAGTAAGCTAAAATCACAGCACTATCGTTCCAAAATCACTAGAAGAACTATATGCAGACGTTAAAAATGGCCAATTCCAATACAACCAGGATCCTTTATTGCATACTGAACAATTTAAACTTTAACAATGCAAGGGTTTTTtagaaccaaaaaataaataaataaaataaccgATTTGCTCAATTTAAGAGATTAGTACTGACCGTGTAACTGTTATAAGTGTTCCACCCTTGTGCAGATACGATGCCTTGAGAAGGGGAAAAAGGAACAGATGGGTAAGACTGCAGATCCTGCCAACGTGGGCTAGATACATATGGCATTCTTGGTAATGACCATGCAGGAAATCCACCTACATAAGGTAGACCTGATGAAGGTACAACTGTCGGGGCCATAGATCCAAAAGCAACATGTCCAGGTACTGGTAGAACAGGGCCAAGCGATGCAGGTTGCGGATGATGAAACTTGCATGCAACTCCAAACTTACATGATCCAGTTCGCATGTAATAAGGACATGATTTTTCTTCctggaaataaataaaaataaaataagaatgtAACATAAAGCTTGTAGGCTTGTAGCCTATTCTTTACatttatcaccaaaaaaaatgaCAGAAAATTTCAGTAAAATCACAGGGTTAAGTAAGGACCTGACGCATTGGGAGACCTAAAATGTTGAATGAGACTGGTCCAGCACCACGCCTGTCCCTTGGATGATGATATTTACATGTTGATCCATATTTGCAGGTCCCTGTCTTCAGAAAATACTGCATCGCATTCCCGGAAGTGAGCAATCATATAATACCAATGTTAAAAATAAAGCATGACTTCCAACACAAATCCCAAAAAATTAGCATGATCAATGCAGGGGAATCCAAATCATTTTTCCAAATTGGAAATGCTAGATCACAGGTAGACTTCATTCTCCATATCTTAAAGAATTTCAAACAACTATGAAAAACTTCCAGCCAGATAAAGCATCACCTTTAATAGtcaaaatcaaatcatcttcATTTGCATATTAGTATTACTATACTTGGTTTTGCAGACAAGTTGAACATCATTCAGATAGTATCCACCAAAAAGGACATATGTGTCAATGTAAGGATAAATATTCCACACTATACAGATAAATATGTTAAGTGAAAGTAAATTTCAATAACAGAATGAGTGTTTCCATTCTGAAATAATTGAGAGAAGGAAACATGTCTATAGCAGTGAAAAACCTATATGCACAAAAGCAATTGTAACTGCCCATAATAGATAAAATGATGGGAGAACACCAGGCAATAATCAGAATTCTTGTAGAGAAACCTCATCAAGAGGTTGCTGTCAGAAAGCATGGTGCTTTCCTTTATATTTAGTAGAGATTCTCACAACATTGTGTTTCCCAAAACTGTCTGCACTTAGAATAATTCATCCGTTAATCTTGCatatacaatatttaaattaaataacgTTCTCTACATAAATGACTCAATTTAGATTgaatcaaaagcatttttatcAGAAAATAAACAGATTAAAATCATACCCCACAGTCAGGCTGTCCAACTCTTTCTGGGAGTTCTCCACTGTACACAGCACCCTACACAATAATGTGATGGAGAGATAGGATCAGTTAAATTACCGTTTAAAAATCATGGtggaaaactaaaaaatcaggggaaaaaaaaaacaaagatggtCCTAGTGTGAAAGGCACAACCAAAACCATTTAATTTCTACGAGAATCAAATAAAACTAAACTTACTACATCTGAACTGAAAAGAATAAATGTTCTATTACCTGTGAAGCATAAGAAGGATGATTATAACGACAATTACTTCCATAACCACACAACCCAGTCCTCAAATAATATAGGCAGTTGGGTTCACCAGGTCGATCTGGATATGCAGCCGATTGGGCAGCACCACCACCCTCCTGATTATCATTAAGTTTCAACCGCCAGAATGCTTCTAAAATCATACCAAAAAATCATAGTCAAGATTGAATCCTTCAAAGCCGCAATCTGCATTTCCTCAATCACTAACTCtccccaaaaacaaaacccacatgTCAACAAACATTTTTGGACCAAAAAAAGGCCACCCCAATAAAGTTCAGGAAACTTTCAACTTACAAATACGACggtaacaacaaaaataaaatcattcaagAAACTCACATTGCAACTTGTATTGCATCAGCTATTTAACTTCCTCAAAACCACAAACCGACATGTCATCATCAGCCATAGAAGGATAAGGCCAGCGAACTAATTTCAAACAATCTCTATAGATTTCGAACTTAAGAATACATATATTTAACCATTGatc from Castanea sativa cultivar Marrone di Chiusa Pesio chromosome 6, ASM4071231v1 includes:
- the LOC142640505 gene encoding zinc finger CCCH domain-containing protein ZFN-like isoform X3, with the protein product MQYKLQSFWRLKLNDNQEGGGAAQSAAYPDRPGEPNCLYYLRTGLCGYGSNCRYNHPSYASQGAVYSGELPERVGQPDCGYFLKTGTCKYGSTCKYHHPRDRRGAGPVSFNILGLPMRQEEKSCPYYMRTGSCKFGVACKFHHPQPASLGPVLPVPGHVAFGSMAPTVVPSSGLPYVGGFPAWSLPRMPYVSSPRWQDLQSYPSVPFSPSQGIVSAQGWNTYNSYTGNMSPMSPTSSASVLGSSFVYNSKNLGESGSSGQVHLSSTPALILPERPDQPECRYFMNNGTCKYGSDCKFHHPKERIAQSIATQPGLPLRPGQAVCSYYSMYGLCKYGPTCKFDHPVVAPPYSYTLSLPTLSMLDSPLFNYPRSLSTAHSSETSPSKSSKFPDWVQKHDATNNEHENSDTKTPEDSPEQAASSPRPIPTSTEPLHDQSG
- the LOC142640505 gene encoding zinc finger CCCH domain-containing protein ZFN-like isoform X2; translation: MPDNRQVQKNAMPNQSANNIEAFWRLKLNDNQEGGGAAQSAAYPDRPGEPNCLYYLRTGLCGYGSNCRYNHPSYASQGAVYSGELPERVGQPDCGYFLKTGTCKYGSTCKYHHPRDRRGAGPVSFNILGLPMRQEEKSCPYYMRTGSCKFGVACKFHHPQPASLGPVLPVPGHVAFGSMAPTVVPSSGLPYVGGFPAWSLPRMPYVSSPRWQDLQSYPSVPFSPSQGIVSAQGWNTYNSYTGNMSPMSPTSSASVLGSSFVYNSKNLGESGSSGQVHLSSTPALILPERPDQPECRYFMNNGTCKYGSDCKFHHPKERIAQSIATQPGLPLRPGQAVCSYYSMYGLCKYGPTCKFDHPVVAPPYSYTLSLPTLSMLDSPLFNYPRSLSTAHSSETSPSKSSKFPDWVQKHDATNNEHENSDTKTPEDSPEQAASSPRPIPTSTEPLHDQSG
- the LOC142640505 gene encoding zinc finger CCCH domain-containing protein ZFN-like isoform X1, with the protein product MPDNRQVQKNAMPNQSANNIEEAFWRLKLNDNQEGGGAAQSAAYPDRPGEPNCLYYLRTGLCGYGSNCRYNHPSYASQGAVYSGELPERVGQPDCGYFLKTGTCKYGSTCKYHHPRDRRGAGPVSFNILGLPMRQEEKSCPYYMRTGSCKFGVACKFHHPQPASLGPVLPVPGHVAFGSMAPTVVPSSGLPYVGGFPAWSLPRMPYVSSPRWQDLQSYPSVPFSPSQGIVSAQGWNTYNSYTGNMSPMSPTSSASVLGSSFVYNSKNLGESGSSGQVHLSSTPALILPERPDQPECRYFMNNGTCKYGSDCKFHHPKERIAQSIATQPGLPLRPGQAVCSYYSMYGLCKYGPTCKFDHPVVAPPYSYTLSLPTLSMLDSPLFNYPRSLSTAHSSETSPSKSSKFPDWVQKHDATNNEHENSDTKTPEDSPEQAASSPRPIPTSTEPLHDQSG